A stretch of Henckelia pumila isolate YLH828 chromosome 4, ASM3356847v2, whole genome shotgun sequence DNA encodes these proteins:
- the LOC140862217 gene encoding uncharacterized protein gives MQDEVYKEPCHGVTIEEEPYKPNMVIIEKPAIEMKKHIRPLYIKAHVNGHPISRVLIDNGSAVNILRLRVLKKLGKEETDLIPTEVSVIAFTGEATKTIGVFPAEVLGGSKTSISAFFVVNSSANFQALLGRDWIHANHCIPSSMHQFLMFWIGDDVEIVQADSQPFQASSSVVESRYYNGYFGPIKFYGKSKSGQPKSVYMETLETNEMFNIILKTTVLMIEFHQVELEAAATSIKKAQVQQTIDLIRDSLEWEVNGSEIIFEEELDSFEELQLEDLAYAPSQLEDHQPQVQDPLKEMNLGDFDNPKHVYISALLTDELKIMMKELLAEFKDCFAWSYEDMPGLDRHLVEHRLPIKDDFKPFKQPLRRMSKEVETKNGKLRVCIDFRDLNRATPKYVYVMPITDMLIDSVANNKLLSFMDGYSWYNQIKIDEIDTSKTAFRCPRAIGTFEWLVMPFGLKNAGATYQREMNAIFHDMINHSIKVYIDDIVVKSRKAEDHVEHLRKSFERMRKHNLKLNPMKCAFGVKAGNFLGFLVHQHSVEVDQNKSNTILEARPPKSKKEVQRFLGQSTVFVVSKTDLVKYMLSRPVLSGRIGKWSLALTEFKLIYCSQKSIKGQTIAEFLAHHLGSDESILEKVEISVYGIEEPPWTLEFDGSSTEGTAGADIVIISPTGVKTALTFNLDFSCTNNQAEYKALVIGLEVLKDLRAKNVQVIGDSQLVLRQVAGEYKCTSDWREELKEALQFPEKPTPYNLRMKVLNYILVEDDLYRK, from the exons TTAGACCTTTGTATATTAAGGCCCATGTGAATGGTCACCCAATATCAAGGGTTTTAATTGATAATGGTTCTGCAGTAAATATCTTACGATTAAGGGTGTTGAAGAAGCTTGGAAAAGAGGAAACTGATCTCATCCCTACAGAGGTTTCTGTGATAGCATTCACTGGGGAAGCTACTAAGACTATTGGAGTATTCCCTGCAGAGGTTTTGGGGGGAAGTAAAACATCAATTTCAGCATTTTTTGTGGTCAATTCTTCTGCCAATTTTCAGGCTTTGTTAGGCCGGGATTGGATCCATGCAAATCATTGCATACCTTCGTCAATGCATCAGTTCCTGATGTTTTGGATTGGAGATGATGTGGAGATTGTGCAAGCAGATTCACAACCTTTCCAGGCAAGTTCCAGCGTGGTTGAATCCAGGTATTACAATGGTTATTTTGGACCAATTAAGTTTTATGGAAAGAGCAAAAGTGGTCAACCTAAATCCGTGTATATGGAGACACTGGAAACCAATGAAATGTTTAATATTATTCTCAAGACCACG GTGTTGATGATTGAGTTCCATCAAGTGGAACTAGAGGCAGCTGCAACCTCCATCAAGAAAGCCCAAGTGCAGCAAACAATTGACTTGATACGGGATAGTTTAGAATGGGAAGTGAATGGGTCGGAGATTATTTTTGAAGAAGAACTTGATTCTTTTGAAGAATTACAGCTGGAAGATCTCGCATATGCACCATCACAGTTAGAGGATCACCAACCTCAGGTTCAAGATCCTTTAAAGGAAATGAACTTGGGAGATTTCGATAATCCGAAACATGTGTATATTAGTGCGTTGCTCACAGATGAATTGAAGATCATGATGAAAGAATTATTGGCAGAATTTAAAGATTGTTTTGCTTGGAGTTATGAAGACATGCCTGGATTGGATCGGCACTTGGTAGAACATCGTCTTCCTATCAAAGACGATTTCAAGCCATTCAAACAACCATTAAGGCGAATGTCTAAAGAAGTAGAAACAAAG AATGGGAAGTTGAGAGTTTGTATTGATTTCAGGGATCTTAATAGAGCCACTCCAAAATATGTATATGTGATGCCAATAACTGATATGCTCATTGACTCAGTAGCCAACAATAAATTGTTGTCTTTTATGGATGGTTATTCTTGGTATAACCAAATAAAAATTGATGAAATAGATACCTCAAAGACTGCCTTTAGGTGTCCACGTGCTATTGGTACTTTCGAATGgcttgtgatgccatttggattaaaGAACGCTGGTGCAACTTACCAAAGGGAAATGAATGCAATCTTTCATGATATGATTAACCACTCCATTAAAGTATATATCGATGATATTGTGGTGAAGTCAAGAAAAGCAGAAGATCATGTGGAACATTTGAGAAAGAGTTTCGAAAggatgcggaaacataatctaAAGTTAAATCCAATGAAATGTGCCTTTGGAGTTAAAGCTGGGAACTTTCTGGGGTTTTTGGTGCACCAGCATAGTGTTGAAGTGGATCAAAACAAGTCCAACACCATTCTAGAGGCTAGGCCACCAAAGAGTAAAAAGGAAGTACAGAGGTTCTTAGGCCAG TCAACTGTATTTGTTGTGTCAAAAACTGATTTGGTCAAATACATGCTTAGTAGACCGGTGTTGTCAGGTAGAATTGGTAAATGGTCATTAGCATTAACAGagtttaaattgatttattgttCTCAAAAGTCTATAAAGGGACAGACTATCGCGGAGTTCTTAGCTCACCATCTAGGTTCTGATGAGTCAATACTAGAGAAAGTGGAAATCTCTGTGTATGGGATCGAAGAACCACCATGGACATTGGAATTTGATGGGTCTAGCACTGAGGGAACTGCAGGTGCAGACATAGTAATTATATCTCCAACCGGAGTAAAAACAGCCTTGACCTTTAATCTGGATTTTTCTTGTACTAACAATCAAGCTGAATATAAAGCATTAGTAATTGGTTTGGAGGTACTCAAAGATTTGCGAGCAAAGAACGTTCAAGTAATTGGAGACTCACAGTTGGTACTTCGGCAAGTAGCTGGAGAGTATAAATGTACAA GTGATTGGAGAGAGGAACTAAAAGAAGCCTTACAGTTCCCCGAGAAACCAACTCCTTACAATTTGAGGATGAAagtccttaattatatattggtGGAAGATGATTTATATAGGAAATGA